A region of Scytonema millei VB511283 DNA encodes the following proteins:
- a CDS encoding TRAP transporter small permease subunit gives MQSLLRISKIIDTINEWIGRFTAGFVLLMVLVGVWNVVGRYIGRAVGQNLSSNALIEAQWYLFDLVFLLGAAYTLKYNDHVRVDIFHRNWSPKLRAFTDLLGTILFLIPFCIIVLVVSWDTILISWRIGETSPDPGGLLRYPIKTMILVSLVLLIFQGISEAIKNLAIITNQMQQEEQSDNPGTGL, from the coding sequence TTGCAAAGCCTACTACGCATATCAAAAATTATCGACACGATTAACGAATGGATCGGACGCTTCACTGCTGGCTTCGTCCTACTCATGGTACTCGTCGGAGTCTGGAACGTCGTCGGTCGCTACATAGGACGAGCAGTGGGACAAAACTTAAGTTCTAACGCTTTGATTGAAGCTCAATGGTATTTATTCGACCTGGTATTTCTTTTGGGTGCTGCCTACACCCTCAAATATAACGACCACGTTCGAGTAGACATTTTCCATCGTAACTGGTCGCCCAAACTCAGAGCCTTTACCGATCTCTTGGGAACAATATTATTTCTGATTCCTTTTTGCATCATCGTGCTGGTTGTTTCTTGGGACACCATTCTTATCTCTTGGAGAATTGGCGAAACGTCTCCCGATCCTGGTGGATTACTCCGCTACCCAATCAAAACGATGATTCTCGTTAGTTTGGTGTTACTGATTTTTCAAGGGATTTCTGAAGCCATCAAAAACTTAGCAATTATCACCAATCAAATGCAGCAGGAGGAACAAAGTGATAACCCTGGAACTGGACTATGA